One genomic region from Phragmites australis chromosome 1, lpPhrAust1.1, whole genome shotgun sequence encodes:
- the LOC133910158 gene encoding COP9 signalosome complex subunit 2-like, translating to MVSDADMEDYGFEYSDDEPEEQDVDIENQYYNSKGLVETDSEGALAGFDAVVRMEPEKAEWGFKALKQTVKLYYKLGKYKEMMDAYREMLTYIKSAVTRNYSEKCINNIMDFVSGSASQNFSLLQEFYQTTLKALEEAKNERLWFKTNLKLCKIWFDMGEYGRMSKILKDLHKSCQREDGSDDQKKGTQLLEVYAIEIQMYTETKNNKKLKQLYLRALSIKSAIPHPRIMGIIRECGGKMHMSERQWAEAATDFFEAFKNYDEAGNPRRIQCLKYLVLANMLMESEVNPFDGQEAKPYKNDPEILAMTNLIAAYQKNDIMEFEKILKSNRRTIMDDHFIRNYIEDLLKNIRTQVLLKLIKPYTRIRIPFISKELNVPEKDVEQLLVSLILDNRIQGHIDQVNKLLEHGDRSKGMRKYNAIDKWNTQLKSIYQTVSNRVG from the exons GTTTGGTTGAGACAGATTCGGAGGGTGCACTTGCTGGTTTTGATGCAGTAGTTCGTATGGAGCCTGAAAAGGCTGAATG GGGATTTAAAGCTCTCAAACAAACTGTCAAGCTTTACTATAAACTGGGGAAGTACAAGGAAATGATGGATGCATACAGGGAGATGTTAACATACATAAAATCTGCTGTGACCCGTAACTACAGTGAGAAATGTATAAACAACATAATGGATTTTGTTTCTGGATCAGCTAGTCAGAACTTTTCTCTTCTGCAAGAGTTCTACCAGACAACACTGAAAGCACTTGAAGAAGCAAAAAATGAG AGATTATGGTTTAAGACAAACCTGAAGCTTTGCAAAATTTGGTTTGACatgggggagtatggtcgcatgAGCAAG ATACTGAAGGACCTGCATAAATCTTGTCAAAGGGAAGATGGTTCTGATGATCAAAAGAAGGGCACACAGCTTTTGGAAGTTTATGCTATTGAAATCCAAATGTACACTGAAACGAAGAACAATAAAAAACTCAAG CAATTGTATCTGAGGGCTCTTTCCATCAAATCAGCGATACCTCATCCAAGAATCATGGGTATAATTCGCGAATGTGGTGGGAAGATGCACATGTCTGAGAGGCAGTGGGCAGAAGCAGCGACCGATTTCTTTGAAGCTTTCAAGAACTATGATGAAGCAGGCAATCCACGGAGAATTCAATGCCTCAA ATATCTCGTCCTTGCCAATATGTTGATGGAATCTGAAGTGAATCCCTTTGATGGACAAGAGGCAAAACC GTACAAAAATGATCCTGAAATCCTCGCGATGACAAACTTGATTGCAGCATACCAGAAGAACGACATTATGGAATTTGAAAAGATCCTAAAG AGTAATCGAAGAACAATAatggatgatcattttatcCGTAATTATATTGAGGACCTATTGAAGAACATCAGAACTCAAGTCCTGCTCAAGCTTATTAAGCCATATACAAGGATCAGGATACCATTCATTTCAAAG GAACTAAATGTCCCAGAAAAGGATGTCGAGCAGCTCTTGGTATCGCTGATTCTGGACAACCGTATTCAGGGCCACATAGATCAGGTGAACAAACTGCTAGAACATGGTGACAG GTCAAAGGGAATGAGGAAGTATAATGCTATTGACAAGTGGAATACTCAGCTGAAGTCCATTTACCAAACGGTGTCCAACAGAGTTGGGTGA